One Hordeum vulgare subsp. vulgare chromosome 4H, MorexV3_pseudomolecules_assembly, whole genome shotgun sequence DNA window includes the following coding sequences:
- the LOC123447476 gene encoding BTB/POZ and MATH domain-containing protein 2-like, which yields MSSRSTSAIIARAVSGRHLLKIDGYSHTKVVTNASYIQSCTFDVGGHSWRINYYPNGLRSDSTDYISVFIQLVSISRDLPVVPILQGISAQGSLSLLDLDGKPVPSYTNTFNRSFTTSEGSWGWYTYIARSALENSGYLKDDCFTLMCDINVTELRAKETRDSDFADLMWKKGETDVTFEVRGETFTAHRWVLASRIPILKLKAAEAELLGVPEREKKNTPMTTVRIDDMEAKVFKALLHYIYTDALPDEMNKVDEAATTMTHGLLEAADRYKMERLKIICEDMMCKHVSTSTVITTLVLAEQHRCPRLKAACINFLISPKNMSVVLENGGFKHLQRSCPFVLMDLIERAEAA from the coding sequence ATGTCATCCCGCTCTACCTCTGCCATCATCGCCAGAGCGGTGAGCGGGCGCCACTTGCTCAAGATCGACGGGTACTCtcacaccaaggtggtcaccaatGCTAGCTACATCCAATCCTGCACTTTTGACGTCGGAGGTCACAGCTGGCGCATCAACTATTACCCCAACGGCCTTCGATCAGATAGTACTGATTACATATCTGTCTTCATTCAGCTTGTCAGTATTAGCAGGGATTTGCCGGTCGTGCCAATCTTACAGGGCATCTCAGCACAAGGCTCGCTCAGTTTACTGGACCTGGATGGGAAACCAGTGCCATCATATACCAACACCTTCAATAGAAGTTTCACAACCTCTGAAGGAAGCTGGGGCTGGTACACTTACATCGCAAGGTCGGCGCTGGAGAACTCAGGTTACCTCAAGGACGATTGCTTCACTCTCATGTGCGACATCAACGTCACGGAGCTGCGCGCCAAGGAAACAAGGGATTCTGATTTCGCCGATCTCATGTGGAAGAAGGGGGAAACAGATGTGACCTTTGAGGTGCGCGGTGAGACATTCACCGCCCATCGATGGGTGCTGGCTTCCCGAATTCCCATCTTGAAGTTGAAGGCAGCAGAAGCAGAGCTCCTTGGCGTGCCAGAAAGGGAGAAGAAGAATACGCCCATGACCACCGTAAGGATCGACGACATGGAGGCAAAAGTGTTCAAGGCTTTGCTCCACTACATATACACCGATGCATTGCCTGATGAGATGAACAAGGTAGATGAGGCGGCAACAACAATGACGCACGGATTGCTTGAAGCGGCGGATAGGTACAAGATGGAGAGGCTGAAGATTATCTGCGAGGACATGATGTGCAAACATGTCTCCACGAGCACGGTGATAACCACGCTGGTGTTAGCGGAGCAGCACCGCTGCCCGAGGCTCAAGGCCGCGTGCATCAACTTCCTCATCTCTCCCAAGAATATGAGCGTCGTCTTGGAAAATGGCGGTTTCAAGCATTTACAGAGGAGCTGCCCCTTTGTCCTGATGGACCTCATAGAAAGGGCAGAAGCGGCCTGA